A window of Roseobacter fucihabitans genomic DNA:
CCTGCGCCTTTTCCGGTGTGGAGGACAACGCCCCCGCGACCAGTTCATAGCGGTCATCCAAACGCGCGGCGATGCGGTGAACACCCCCGATGAAGGCGTCATTGCCCCCGCCGACCATGCCTAGGCGAATACGGCCCCCCATCACGAAATCCCCAGAATCTTGCGGTTTGCGGCGACGTCCGTGCCGCCATCCGCGAAATCATCAAAGGCGCGTTCGGTCACGCGGATGATGTGATCCTTGACAAATTGCGCCCCTTCGCGCGCGCCGTCCTCGGGGTGTTTGAGGCAACATTCCCATTCAACCACAGCCCAGCCGTCGAAATCATTGGCCGCCATCTTGGAGAAGATCGCCGCAAAATCGACCTGCCCGTCGCCCAAGGAACGGAACCGTCCGGCCCGGTCCACCCAGGGCTGATACCCGGAATAGACGCCTTGACGCCCGGTCGGATTGAACTCGGCATCCTTGACATGGAACATCTTGATCCGGTCCTTATAGATGTCGATGTGGTCGAGGTAATCCAGACATTGCAGCACGAAATGCGACGGATCATAGAGCATGTTACAGCGCGCATGATTGTCCACCCGCTCCAGGAACATCTCGAAGGTCACACCGTCATGCAGGTCCTCGCCGGGGTGTATCTCATAGCAGATGTTCACGTCATTTTCATCCGCATGATCCAGGATCGGACGCCAGCGCGCAGCCAGTTCATCAAATGCCGTTTCAATCAATCCGGCAGGGCGTTGGGGCCAGGGATAGATGTAGGGCCAGGCCAAAGCGCCCGAGAAGGAGACGTGGTTCTTGATGCCCATATTGGCCGAGGCGCTGATGGCTTTCATCACCTGATCGACGGCCCATGCCTGGCGGGCCTTGGGGTTCGCGTGTACCGATGGGTGCGCGAAACCGTCGAACGCGGTGTCATAGGCCGGGTGAACGGCAACCAATTGCCCCTGCAAATGGGTCGAAAGCTCGGTGAGCTCGACGCCATTGGCCGCCGCCCGCCCCTTGAATTCATCGCAATAGGTCTTGCTTGTCGCGGCCTTCTCCAGATCAAACAGGCGCGTGTCCCAGCTGGGCACCTGCACGCCTTTGTAACCGCAGTCCGCCGACCATTTCGTGATCGCGTCCCAGGAATTGAACGGCGCGTCATCCCCTGCGAATTGCGCCAGAAACAGCGCCGGTCCTTTGATCGTCTTCATGGTGTCCTCCCTAAATGCCGCCGATATCCGGTGGCAGGTTTTCTTTCAGATAAACGTCGATGCGAATGCGTTCCTGTGCCGGATTGACCGGAACTTTATCGCTATGCGCGCGCATGATCCGCACGGCACTGCGCACCAGATGCCCGG
This region includes:
- a CDS encoding sugar phosphate isomerase/epimerase, coding for MKTIKGPALFLAQFAGDDAPFNSWDAITKWSADCGYKGVQVPSWDTRLFDLEKAATSKTYCDEFKGRAAANGVELTELSTHLQGQLVAVHPAYDTAFDGFAHPSVHANPKARQAWAVDQVMKAISASANMGIKNHVSFSGALAWPYIYPWPQRPAGLIETAFDELAARWRPILDHADENDVNICYEIHPGEDLHDGVTFEMFLERVDNHARCNMLYDPSHFVLQCLDYLDHIDIYKDRIKMFHVKDAEFNPTGRQGVYSGYQPWVDRAGRFRSLGDGQVDFAAIFSKMAANDFDGWAVVEWECCLKHPEDGAREGAQFVKDHIIRVTERAFDDFADGGTDVAANRKILGIS